The DNA region AGTGAATCCCTAGAGTGTGAATCTTGTATGATATAAAAAAATATAAAAAATAAGGTTTAAGTTAGAATTATTATATTCTTAACTTAAATCTTTTTATTTATAATTAACTGAAAATTTTAAAATCCTAATATCACATTATTTTATAATACTTTATTATGAAATAATAAAAAATATCCAAATAATAATAAACTTATTGATATTGATTTTTTATCCTCTTTGATATAAAATAGTTTTACAATCAAACTATTTTTTCATAAATAATATCAATCTATTTTTTTGATGAATTTGGAGGTTAAATATGAATAAGAAATCAATTTTCAATAAATTTACACCTTATATGGGCAACAAAAAAGCATATATACCCATTGCTTCAATCTTTTCTGCAATATCAGCAATAATAAATATTATTCCATTTTACTATATTTGGAAAATAGTAAACATACTTTTAACTACAAACAATGAAATTTCTACTAAAAATACAATAACTTATGCCTGGTATATTTTTATATATTCTATACTTGGAATATTTATATACTTATTTGCACTTTTATTATCTCACTTAGCAGCATTTGAAGTAGAACTTGGAATTAAAAAAACAGGCTTTGAAAAAACAATGAATATGCCTCTTGGTTTTTTTAACAAGTATTCAAGTGGTCAAATAAGAAAGATAATAAATGACGGGGCAGAAAATACACATTCATTTTTGGCACACCAATTACCTGATTTAGCAGGAACTATGATAACACCTGTAATATTAATTATTATGCTCTTTATATTTGACTGGCGTTTAGGTCTTGCCTGTCTTATACCAATAATATTGTCTTTTATAATTATGTCAACAATGATGACAAAACAAGGTATGGAATTTCAAAAACAATACCAAGAAAAATTAGAGGAAATGAGTACTGAATCTGTAGAGTATGTAAGAGCAATACCTGTTGTAAAAACTTTTGGTCAAAGTGTTAAATCCTTTACAAGATTTTATAACAGCATTCAAAATTATAGAGATTTAGTAATAGTTTATACTAAATTATGGACAATACCATACTCATTATACAGTATACTTGGAGAAACTACTGCATTTTTCTTAATACCACTAGCAATACTTTTAATAGGTCGTGGTAATGATATAACTGGCATTATAAGTTCATTTATTCTATATATACTTATTGCTCCTTTTTTTGGAATGGTAATGATGAAAAACGCCCTTTTCATACGGAAAAAAAATGATGCAATTAGAAGCATAGATAAATTTAACGATTTGTTTAACTATAAAGATATGGAATATGTCAAAAATGATGAAAAATTTGTAGCACAAGACATAGAATTTAAAAATGTAACATTTTCATATGACGGTAAACAAAAAACATTAGAGAATATAAATTTAAAAGTTGAAAAAGGCAAAACACTTGCCCTAGTTGGTGCTTCTGGTTCAGGGAAAACAACTATAGCAAGACTTTGTGCAAGATTTTGGGACGCAGATTTTGGTGAAATTTTAATAGGTGGTAAAAATATAAAAGATTATTCAAAAGAAACACTTATGAATAATATATCTTTTGTATTTCAAAATAATAAACTATTTAAAACTAGTTTACTTGAAAATATAACATTTGGAAAAAAAGATGTAAGTACTAAGCGAATAGAAAATGCACTAATAAAATCAGGAGCAAAAGAAGTAATTGATTCACTAGAAAATGGATTAAATACCATAATAGGGACAAAAGGAACATATTTATCTGGTGGAGAACAACAAAGAATAGCACTTGCTAGAGCTTTTCTAAAAGATGCTCCTATTATATTGCTTGATGAAGCAACTGCCTTTGCAGACCCAGAAAATGAACATTTAATTCAGAATGCTTTAATTGAACTTAGCAAAGGGAAAACTACCATAATGATAGCACATAGAATGACAACAGTTAAACATGCTGATAATATTGCTGTCATAGATAATGGTAAAGTCGCTGAATATGGTACACATGATGAACTTATAAATAAAAATGGACTATATAAAAAAATGTGGGATGAATATCAAAAAACTATTGGTTGGAATATCAAGAAAGGAATGTAATTATGAGAAAGTATTTACAAAAAAAGTACGTTTTAACAAATGAAGGTACAGAAAATACTATAAATTCTATTATAAGTCATACACTTTATAGATTAACAACAATGCTTCCTATGCTAATAACTTTCATCTTTTTGTACCAATATAGTGGAAATTTAATTGATTTTAAAACAAAAATTAATCTTAATCTTTTACACTATATATTATTAATATTAACTTCATTTATAATAATATATATATTTGCATTAAATGACTACAATAAAACTTATATTAAAATTTATGATGAAAGTGCTAAAACTAGAATAAATCTTGCAGAAAAATTAAAAACTTTACCCCTTTCATATTTTAGTAAAAAAGATATAGCAGACCTTAGTGCTACTATAATGAGTGATACAACTACATTTGAAGGAATATTTACACATGCTATGCCAGAAATATATGCTGGAATAATTAATACAAGTTTAATAGCCATAATACTATTTATAATTAATTACAAGCTTGCTCTATCTTTATTCTGGGTAGTTCCTTTTGCATTTCTAGTTTATAAATTATCTAAGAATATTGACAACAAAATTTTAAAAACTAATTTTGATTTTGATAGAGAAATAATTGATGATATACAAGAGAGTCTTAGTTTGGTAAATGAAATAAAGGCATACAATAGAGAAAAATATTTTATAGATTCTCTTAAGAAAAAAATTGATAAACAAAAAAAATTAAAAATAAATGCAGAAGTTACAATGGGTTCATTTATAATTTTATCATCTGTTCTTTTAAAATTAGGTATGGCTACCGTTGCAATTTATGGAGCATATTTATTAGCCGATAAATCAATAAATATTATTACTTATTTAATTTTTATCATTATTTCTGGTTCAATTTTTAATCCTTTAATGAGTGTATTAACAAATTTAGCAGAATTATTATACTTAGATTCAATAATTGAAAGAATTAAAGAAATAAATGCTATGCCTGCTCAAGTAGGAAGTACAAACTTTAACCCTAGTAACTATGATATAGTATTTAATAATGTTAAATTTTCTTATGAAGATGGAATAAGTGTTCTAAACGGAGTTTCATTTACAGCCAAACAAGGCGAAGTAACAGCTCTTGTAGGTCCATCAGGCAGTGGAAAAACAACTGCTGCAAAACTTGCAGCAAGATTTTGGGATATAAATAGTGGTAAAATTACACTTGGTGGTATTGATATATCAAGTATAGAACCTGAAACATTACTTAAAAATTTTTCAATAGTTTTCCAAGATGTCTCACTATTTAATTCAACTGTTATGGAGAATATAAGATTAGGTAAAAAAGGCGCAAGCGATGATGAAGTAAAAGAAGTAGCAAAAATAGCAAGATGCGATGAATTTATAAGTAAATTACCTAATGGCTATGATACCCTTATTGGAGAAAATGGAGAAAAACTTTCTGGTGGAGAGCGTCAAAGAATATCAATAGCAAGAGCATTATTAAAAGATGCACCTATAATTCTACTTGATGAATCAACAGCCTCACTTGATGCTGAAAATGAAAGTAAAATTCAAGAAAGTATATCAAAATTAATTAAAGATAAAACTGTTATTATAATTGCCCATAGAATGAGAACAGTAATAGATGCAGATAAAATAGTTGTTCTTAAAGATGGAATAGTTAAAGAAAGTGGAAAATCTACTGACTTAATAAAAAATGACGGAATATTTAATAAAATGTATAAAGCGCAATTAGAAAATAACTAAAGATAAAAGGCGATAATTAAAGTCGCCCTTTATAATTTTATCTATTTATCTGACGCAAATGCACTTTGCCCTCCAAATTTATCAAAATGTACAATATCACTTACTAAATAATCATATATTGGTTTTGAAATAGGTATTCCATTTTTTTGGTATTCATCATATTGTAATTGACTTACTTCTCCTGGGTAATAAACTTGTTTAAATCCTTCTGCAACTTTAATTTTATGTAATTCTTCTTTTGTTTTTGTAACATCTTCTTTAAATCTATCTAATCCTATAAATTTAGCTGGATCTATAACTATATATATTTGACCTAAATCTCTTCCTTCAGATAATTTATCATACATAGAAGAAACATTTCCACCAAATGGAAGTCCTAATAATACCCCAGATAATACATCTACTACCATCATTAATCCATAACCTTTAGGCCCTGCAATAGGTAAAAGCCCTCCAACTTCATGAGGATTTTTAGTTGGAATTCCATTTTTATCTACGGCCCAAGTATTTGGAATTTCCATATTTTTTGAACGAGCATATAAAATTTTCCCCCAAGCTTGAATTGAAGTAGCCATATCAAAAACTATTGGTTTCCCTTCTGAAGCTGGAGCAGAAAATGCAATAGGGTTTGTCCCATAATAAGGTTCACTTCCACCATAAGGAACAACCATTGGATCTGATTGACACATTGAAATTCCTATTAAATTATTTTTTGCTATCTCTTCAACATAATAAGCAAGTGCTCCACTATGACTCATTTTAGATACCCCAACTATTGATACTCCCATTTCTTTAGCCATGTCTATAGCATATTTCATAGCTTCTTTTGCAACATATTGACCTATTCCATTATCACCATGGAATATTCCAGTACATACACCTGTTTTTTCAAAATGCATATTTGGATTAATATTAACTCCACCTTTTGAAATTCTTTCAGCATAATAATCAACACGAACTGCTCCATGAGAATGAATACCACAACTATCTGCAAATACTAAATGTTTGGCTACTTCATTAGCATGTTCTTCTCTTAATCCAGCACTTTGTAATTTTTTTTGTATTAATTCATGCAATTCTTTAGGTTTTAATATAACAGATTCTTCCATTTCTATACTCCTTTTCTAATTTTTAATTATCCTCATTAAAAATTTCATAATTTATTTCATTTTCACTTTTAGCTACTACCAAAGCTGAGAATACATCTGAATCAACATTTAATATCGTTCTTAACATACCTACAAACCATTCGACGCCAGCAAATATTGCTATACTTGCAACAGGAAGCCCCATTTGTGGAACTACTATGCTTAAAGACACTAATCCTGCTCCAGGAACAACTGCATTTGCAAGCGAAGCTAGTGTGGATAAAACCGCAATATATAAATATTGTTGGAATGAATAGTTAACTCCATAAATTTGAGATATAGTAATTATGGTTATTGCCATATGCATAGCAGCTCCATTACTATTTAATGACATACCTAAAGGCATAACTAATTTAGAAACACGCTCTTTTATTCCTAAACGTTCTTCTGAATCTTTTAAAGCTGTAGGTAATGTTACGGCTGATGATGTGGTTGCTATTGCCATCATTGACATTCTTGTTATTTTTTTTATTATTTTTTTAATACTTAATTTACAATATATAGAAATTAAAAGTATCCATAATATTAAGAATGTAAATGTTGCAAATCCATAAACTAATAAATACTTAATTAATGGAATAATAACTTTTATACCTAATTTCCCAATTGTAGTTGCTACCAATGCCACTATACCTAAAGGAGCTAAATTCATTACTAACATTATCATTTTCAATATTATTTTATTAAATTGTACTATATATTCAAGTACTATATTCTTTTCATTTTTTTCAATAAAATCAGAATTTATATAACTAATTGCTATCCCAAAAACTATTGAGAACACTATTACTTGAACTATATTAGAATTTGCAAGAGAGCTCATAATATTACTTGGAAAAAATCCAATAATTATATCATAAATACTTCCAATATCACCAACAGCAACATCTTTAGAAATAACTTCTCCTGAAATACCTAATCCTGGTTTAAAAACTACACCAAATAATACACCATATATTGCCGCTATTAATGATGAAGTCATAAAAACTATTATTGTCTTTATACCTAATTTCCCTAAAGATTTCGTATTAACAACACCTACTGCTTCAATTACCTGTCCCATAACAAGTAAAACAATAGACATTTGGATAAGTCTCAAGAACAATGTTCCCATTAACTTAAAAATTAATATTTCTTTTCCAAATATAAAACCAATAACTACACCTAAAACCATAGAAAGCATAATTTTATTTGTCATCGATATTTTTAATTTATTCATAACATTATACCTCCAAAAACATTATCTATAAATTATTCATTTTTTTCACTAGCAAAAGCAAATATTACCATACCTATGAATAATAAAACTGACGCTAAATAGAATCCAGCTTGCATTGAACCAAAATTATCTGCTATCCACCCTGTAACATAAGGCGCTGTTATCGCCGCTGACATTCCTATAAAATTATATGCACTTAAAGCTGTTGATAATACTTTTCTTGGAGAATTTTTTGTAACATATGCAACTAAAATAGGATCTAAAGCTAATTTACCTGTTAATCCATAAAGTATAAGCATTGCTATCAATAAAGTTCTATTTGTTACAAAAGCCATACCAAATGTTGATATTAATGCTAATGGTATTAATGTAAATACAAATATTTTAGTTTTTTTGTATTTATCAGATAATCTAGAAAATAGTAATGCACCTGGTATTGATGCCCACGGAACTAATGAAGCTATAAATCCAACACTTGATCCTTCAAACCCACGCTCTATTTGTAAAAAAAGTGGAAGCCATGTAATAATTACAAAGTTTGCATATATAGAACAAAATAATAATAAGAAAGCAAATAATAAATTTTTATTTTTAAATACAGATAACCCTGAAACTTTTTCTTCTTCTACTTCTATATTTACATTTTTACTTTCCAAATCTTTATTAGCAACTTTCTCATGTAAAAATATAAATAATATTCCAACTATAATTGTAGGAACTGACATTATAAAAAATGGTAAGCTCCAATGGTTTCCCTTTTCTAATACCAAGTAACTTGATAATAAATAACCACCAGATGTCCCAAAAGCCATACCACTATTTATTATAGCTGTCCCTAAAGTTAAACTTTTTCTAGGTATTGCTTCTGCAGAAAGTGCATACTGTGGTCCATAATATGCAGCTTCCCCTATACCAGTTATTGCTCTATATATCATAAATATACCTACACCTGTTGCAATTCCACTTAAAAATGTTCCTGCACCAAATAGTATAAATCCAAAAGTAATTACAATTTTTCTTCCTATACGATCTCCTAAAATTCCAAAAGGAATTTGCATTATTGCATAAGTTAAGAAAAATATACTATTAATAGCTCCTAATTGTGTTTTTGTTAAACCATATTCTATTTCTATATTTCCCATAACTGGTCCTAAAATTGTTCTATCTGCATACATTAATATCCAACCAACAAAACATAATGCAACAACTTTCCACCAATAACGTTCTGAAACATTCATTTCTTTATAACGATTTTTTATTTCTCCCATTATATGTCCTCCAAATTCAATTTTTTTTCAAGACCTAAATATATACCAAATAAAGTATCATACCCAGATGTATATCCTATACTTGAAATGTTTTTTATAGATTCTAAAACATCTTTTTTAAATAAATTTATAAAATATTCACTAACATAATTTTCATTAAATGCTTTAAAATATTGTTTACTTATATCTGTGGTAATATTTCCATATTTTAATTTAATATTTTCTCCAAATAAATTACATATAAGTGAATATCCCATTAAGATATCATCTCCACTAGGCGTTAATCCTTTACCTCTTCCTGCTAAAAATTTTTGAAATACATCTATACTTAAGTTTTTTTTATACAATACTTCTTCTATTTTTAATCCTATTTTCTCTGAAAAGTTTATTTTTTTTAACACAGCATATATATCTTTCATTTTATTAATATCAAATTTTATTTTTTTATAATTTAAATCTAAAATATTACATTTATCTATATCAATAACTTTTATCCCTAAACTAGTATAAAAAATTAGTTTGTTTTTTTTAGTTATAACTATATCTCCTAGTTTACAAGCTAAAATTAAATCATTAATTTTAGTTTTATCTAATCCCAAACCAAAACTACTTAATCCCTTATTAAATATGGAAATATTCACCAAATTATCACCAAATTTAATATTTAAAGAATTATTAAATATGCTATGTATATATCCTAATTTATTCTCATTTATATAATTTAATACTAAAGGGCTAACTATATTATTCAAATTTAATCCCTCTATACTTTGCATATGCTATTAAAGCTTTTTCAAAACAAGCAAGTGGTGCATGTACAGTTCCAGCTCCAACTTGTCCTAAACCTGCTTTTTTATGTGCTATACCTGTATTTATAATAGGTGTTATTCCTGTTTCAATTACCTTTCTTATATCAATTCCAAGAGGTGCCCCTTTAAAATCCCAATTTGGAATAGTAAAATTAGAATTATGTATTACTGTTATTTGACTCATTTCTTCACTTACTCTTAATGCATCCTTAAATCCTCCTGCACCAACAAATCTAGTAACTCCAGGTGCAGCTATCATACTCATTCCTCCTACACCAACTGTTTCTGTAATAGAACTATCTCCTATATCTGGATTAGCATCATCTTGAGTAAATCCAGTGAAAAATAATCCTTTTGGTGTATTTACTGGTGCTGTGAACCATTCATCTCCTAATCCACTTATACGTATACCAAATTCTTTTCCATTACGAGTCATTGTAGTAACTACTGTTCCTATTTTATTAAGTCTTGCACCATCAACTATAGATTTTCCTGTTGCCATCATTATATTTAAGAAAAATTGGTCTGTATCTGCTAAAAATTGTATAACATCTTTTTTCAACTTTTCATCTATATCAAGTCCAATAATTAAAGGTGTAACTTCTTTTAAAAACAACAATGAAGCCGCTATATTTCTTTGATGGAATTCATCCCCCATCGTAATAGCTTTCGCTATTATTACATTTAAATTTATTCCGCCTTCTATTTTCTTTATTGCCTTACCTAAAACTGGACCTAATATATCTTTCATCCAAATCAATCTTTCTACTACTTTTGGAGAATATGCTCCAAAACGAAGTACTTTTCCTATACCTTCATTTAAAGTACAATAAGATCTATTTCCTTTATATTTATTTTCTATAACTAATACAGGCATATTTCCAGATGTTATTCCACCCATTGGTCCTACAGCTTTAACATGATGACAAGGTATAAATTTAACTTCTTCATTTTCTAATAATTCACGTGCTTCTTTTTCATCCTTTGCCCAACCTTCAAATAAAGCTGCTCCTATACAAGAACCTTGCATTGGTCCTGTCATTTCAGAATATTTTATAGGTGGTCCTGCATGAAGTAATACTTTACCATTTAATTCTTTAATAACTGAACTTGCAGTTACCACATCAATTAAAAATGGTGTTGCTTTTTTCATTTCTTCTACAACTTTCATATTTTCTTCTTCTATATTATCTAATTGTTTTAATTGATTTAATATTTTAATTAACTTTTTATTTCCACCTGCTATAGGTTTCCAATCAAACTGAACACATGTACCTCCAAATTTTTTAATTGATTCAGCAAATCCTGCTATTCCCATATTAATAATCTTTGGTTTTAATGTTAATAATTCTTTTATTGCCTTACTTTCTTGACCTATTTCTACCTTATCTCCTTTATATTCAATAATTTCTTTATCTTCTTCTATTATATCAATTCCTTTTAAATTTAAAGCTTTTCTAACTGCTTTTAAATTACTTTTTTCAACTATCATTCCTGCATCTTCAAGCGTTTTTATTGTTTTCAAATAATCTTGCGGATCTTCTTTAGTTCCACAAATTGTCCCTATTATATATTTACCAGAATTCTTAGTTATTTCTTTTATAACAGGAGCCAATTCACTAGCCATATCTAAATGTGAACCATATCCTAAAACTATATCCAATAAAATAATTCCTGTATTTTCATCTTTGGCTAACTCTTTTAATTTTTCTATACGAGTACTTGGATCTATCATAGGATGAGGTTTCCCTTGAGTATATATATCATCACCTAAATCTATTATTTCAAATCCATCTGTTTTTAGTATATATCCATGTTCTTTTTTTATATCTTTTAAATTTAATGCTTCTTTTATAAGCATTGAAGCTTCATAAGCTAAAGTTCCTCCTGAATAAAGCCCTTTTATTGTTTTATTATTTAAATTTTCATCTTTTTCTATTTCTGATTTTTCATAATAATTTTTACTTACTTTATTTCCTTTTGCCAAATCCACAGCTATCATTGCTGTTTCTTCTAATGTATGTGCAAAATATATATTTCCTTCATGATATTTAGGTTTTTCGCCTAAAAAAATAGCAACTACAGACTTATTTATAGAATGAAGTAATTTTACAACATCATCTCTAACTTCTTTTGCAGGTGGTTTAGATATAACAACTATAACATCTGTAAATTCATGATTTGCTAAAGCTACTATAGCATCTTTAGTTGTTATTGCTCCAACTTCTGTTGATAAATCATTCCCTCCTGTTCCAATCGCATTAGTTATTCCCTCACCAAGTTTATCAATTATAGTTGAAACTTCTTGTATACCTGTGCCAGATGCTCCAACTATTCCTATATTCCCTGAATGAATAACATTAGTAAATGCTAATGGAACATTATTTATAATTCCCGTTCCACAATCAGGTCCCATAACTAAAAGTCCTTTTTCATGTGCTTTTTTCTTTAATCTTACTTCATCTTCTTTGGATATATTATCACTGAATACAAAAGCATGCATGCCTCTATCAATAGCATTTTCAATTTCAATAGCACCGTATTCACCAGGAATAGAAATAAGTGCCAAATTAGCATCAGGCATAGTTTTTTCTAATTCATCCCAATTTCTAATTGTTTTACTTGTATCCTCTTTTTTTATTGATAAATCCGATAAAAACTTTTCCACCGTTTCTAAAACTTTATCTACAATAGATTTTTTATCAGTATCAACAACAATAACCATATCACTAGGATTAGCATTCTCTGCTTCTTTTGAAAGAAGTCCAGCACCTTTAAATATCTCCTTATTAGCATCAGTACCCATCATAATTTGAACCTTATTAACATCTTCCATTACACTAATATGATTAGTTAATAACATCAAATTAATTGAATCTTGATAACTATTTTCTTTTAAAACTGTATAAAGCATAATTTTACCTCCTCAATTTTAATTTCTTCTATTCAATACTAATATAACATGAAATTTCAAATAGTCAATATTTCTAAAATTAATATATTGTTTTTTAGTATTAGTGATATTTCAGTTATTTAAAAAGCATTTAATTAAAAAGATTTTATTTTTTTAATATTTCACATATTTATGTGCGAAAATTATAACAATATAATTACCAAATTTTATTAATAATTCTTATTTTAAAGTTGACATTAAAGACTTTATTATGTTAAATTATATAATAGAAAGGGGGCAGGTATTAAAATGAAAAAATTAGATATTGTAGCATACGAATATATAAAAGAAAAAATTTTAAATAATGAATATAAGGCAAAACAAATCATATCAGAAAAAGATTTAGCTAAAGACTTAAACATAAGTAAAACTCCTGTTAAAATAGCCCTAGAAAATTTAAAAAAAGAAAATTTTGTTATAATCAATCCTAGAAAATCAGTTTGCATCAAAGAAGTTGATTTAAAACTCATTAAAGATGTATTTCAAATTCGTTCTATAATAGAACCTTTATTGGTAGAATTAACTATATCTTATCTACCAGAAGGTGAACTAAAATTACATTTAATAAATTTTAGGTCAAAATTTGAAAAAATGTCAAAAAAAACAACTGTAAAAACGGAAGATTTTGATAAACTTTATGATTCATATAGATATTTTTTCGCAAAAAATTGTGGAAATTTATTTTTATCTCAAAAAATGGAATTAGTCTATGATCATCTACATAGGATAAGAAAAATTTTACATGGAACAAAATATAGAAGATTAGAAGCAGTCGAAGAACATATAGAAATTATAAATAAAATATTAAATAAAAATGATATAAAAATAATTAAAGATCTATGCTCCAAACATATAGAGGCAGCTCAAATATCATTTTTCAAAAATATAAATATGATAAATTTATAAGAACTGGCGTTAAAATTCCAGTTCTTTATTTATATATTCTCTAAATTATTT from Oceanivirga salmonicida includes:
- a CDS encoding GntR family transcriptional regulator; the protein is MKKLDIVAYEYIKEKILNNEYKAKQIISEKDLAKDLNISKTPVKIALENLKKENFVIINPRKSVCIKEVDLKLIKDVFQIRSIIEPLLVELTISYLPEGELKLHLINFRSKFEKMSKKTTVKTEDFDKLYDSYRYFFAKNCGNLFLSQKMELVYDHLHRIRKILHGTKYRRLEAVEEHIEIINKILNKNDIKIIKDLCSKHIEAAQISFFKNINMINL
- the fdrA gene encoding DUF1116 domain-containing protein, encoding MLYTVLKENSYQDSINLMLLTNHISVMEDVNKVQIMMGTDANKEIFKGAGLLSKEAENANPSDMVIVVDTDKKSIVDKVLETVEKFLSDLSIKKEDTSKTIRNWDELEKTMPDANLALISIPGEYGAIEIENAIDRGMHAFVFSDNISKEDEVRLKKKAHEKGLLVMGPDCGTGIINNVPLAFTNVIHSGNIGIVGASGTGIQEVSTIIDKLGEGITNAIGTGGNDLSTEVGAITTKDAIVALANHEFTDVIVVISKPPAKEVRDDVVKLLHSINKSVVAIFLGEKPKYHEGNIYFAHTLEETAMIAVDLAKGNKVSKNYYEKSEIEKDENLNNKTIKGLYSGGTLAYEASMLIKEALNLKDIKKEHGYILKTDGFEIIDLGDDIYTQGKPHPMIDPSTRIEKLKELAKDENTGIILLDIVLGYGSHLDMASELAPVIKEITKNSGKYIIGTICGTKEDPQDYLKTIKTLEDAGMIVEKSNLKAVRKALNLKGIDIIEEDKEIIEYKGDKVEIGQESKAIKELLTLKPKIINMGIAGFAESIKKFGGTCVQFDWKPIAGGNKKLIKILNQLKQLDNIEEENMKVVEEMKKATPFLIDVVTASSVIKELNGKVLLHAGPPIKYSEMTGPMQGSCIGAALFEGWAKDEKEARELLENEEVKFIPCHHVKAVGPMGGITSGNMPVLVIENKYKGNRSYCTLNEGIGKVLRFGAYSPKVVERLIWMKDILGPVLGKAIKKIEGGINLNVIIAKAITMGDEFHQRNIAASLLFLKEVTPLIIGLDIDEKLKKDVIQFLADTDQFFLNIMMATGKSIVDGARLNKIGTVVTTMTRNGKEFGIRISGLGDEWFTAPVNTPKGLFFTGFTQDDANPDIGDSSITETVGVGGMSMIAAPGVTRFVGAGGFKDALRVSEEMSQITVIHNSNFTIPNWDFKGAPLGIDIRKVIETGITPIINTGIAHKKAGLGQVGAGTVHAPLACFEKALIAYAKYRGIKFE